A genomic region of Nymphaea colorata isolate Beijing-Zhang1983 chromosome 2, ASM883128v2, whole genome shotgun sequence contains the following coding sequences:
- the LOC116248127 gene encoding glutathione transferase GST 23-like, producing MRPSAPGTKCSRSSEARETLFVSKTNKMGSEDVVLYGTWNSPFVIRVKLALKLKEVEYQYVEEDLFNKSPMLLQYNPVYKKVPVLVHAGKPIAESTVILQYIDEVWPQNPIMPEDPYDRAMARFWAKFLDEKCLDGMWAAIGPFTDEPGKNVEPALAAFQVLDDHLRGRKFFSGETVGYADLVAGWIPRWLAAVEEVSGTKLLDPERFPSLHAWACNFLEVPILRDNQTPHDKLVGRMKEYREMYLAKLK from the exons ATGAGGCCTTCAGCACCAGGGACCAAGTGCAGCAGATCTTCCGAAGCGAGAGAAACACTTTTCGTTTCCAAGACAAACAAAATGGGCAGCGAAGATGTTGTTCTGTATGGCACATGGAATAGCCCTTTTGTCATCAGAGTGAAATTGGCCCTGAAATTGAAGGAGGTGGAGTACCAATACGTTGAAGAAGACCTGTTCAACAAGAGCCCCATGTTGCTGCAGTACAACCCAGTTTACAAGAAGGTCCCGGTGCTCGTGCACGCCGGAAAACCGATAGCGGAGTCGACTGTGATCCTCCAATACATCGATGAAGTATGGCCGCAAAATCCAATCATGCCCGAGGACCCCTACGACAGAGCCATGGCCAGGTTCTGGGCCAAGTTTCTTGATGAAAAG TGTTTGGACGGCATGTGGGCTGCAATTGGACCTTTTACAGATGAGCCGGGGAAGAACGTGGAGCCTGCTCTGGCAGCGTTTCAGGTGCTAGACGATCATCTGAGAGGCCGGAAATTCTTTTCCGGCGAGACCGTTGGATACGCCGACTTAGTCGCGGGGTGGATTCCTCGCTGGCTGGCGGCGGTGGAAGAGGTTTCGGGCACAAAGCTACTTGATCCTGAAAGATTCCCGTCACTTCACGCTTGGGCCTGCAATTTTCTCGAGGTTCCGATCCTCAGGGACAACCAAACTCCTCATGACAAGCTTGTTGGACGCATGAAGGAGTACAGGGAGATGTATTTGGCTAAGTTAAAGTGA